The following coding sequences are from one Limnobacter sp. SAORIC-580 window:
- a CDS encoding saccharopine dehydrogenase family protein: MKKKEFDVIVFGASSFVGQILVQYLWKRHGLNGEIKWAIAGRDADKLAVLKNRLGEQARELPTILANAGKETDLRNLCAKTRVVVSTVGPYALYGSDLVKVCAETGTDYCDLTGEVQWIARMIEAHEDTAKQSGARIVHCCGFDSIPSDLGVLFLQKAASVQYGEPCQQIRMRVRKLKGEFSGGTVASMINVTREVAADRSLAKKLANPYLISPARLAARQPNVSFAEFDPVAKSWLAPFVMAGINTRVVHRSNALQNYGYGKEFKYDEAMMTGNGFKGRMTAMGLASGMAGFLIGAALPPTRWVLEKFVVPKPGEGPSETSQQRGSYDLRFYGTTSKGNTLTAKVTGDMDPGYGSTGKMLGEAAVCLALDIQNHAGGFWTPASLMGEQLISRLQQHAGLTFELLQN; encoded by the coding sequence ATGAAAAAGAAAGAATTCGACGTGATCGTGTTCGGGGCAAGCAGCTTCGTCGGTCAAATTTTGGTGCAGTACCTGTGGAAGCGCCATGGCTTGAATGGCGAGATCAAATGGGCGATTGCGGGGCGCGATGCCGACAAACTGGCAGTGTTGAAAAACCGCTTGGGTGAGCAGGCCCGAGAGCTTCCGACCATTTTGGCCAATGCCGGTAAAGAAACTGATTTGCGAAATCTGTGTGCAAAAACCAGGGTTGTGGTTTCAACAGTGGGCCCTTACGCTTTGTATGGTTCCGATTTGGTGAAAGTGTGTGCTGAAACCGGCACCGACTACTGCGACCTCACCGGTGAAGTGCAATGGATTGCACGGATGATTGAAGCCCACGAAGACACCGCCAAACAAAGCGGTGCACGCATTGTGCATTGCTGCGGTTTCGATTCAATTCCTTCTGATTTGGGCGTGCTGTTTCTACAGAAGGCGGCCAGCGTTCAATATGGTGAACCTTGCCAACAAATACGCATGCGGGTCAGGAAACTGAAGGGTGAATTTTCAGGTGGCACCGTGGCCAGCATGATCAACGTAACGCGCGAAGTTGCGGCTGACCGTTCACTGGCGAAGAAACTGGCCAACCCATACTTGATATCCCCTGCCCGCCTGGCTGCACGCCAGCCCAATGTAAGCTTCGCAGAATTTGACCCAGTGGCAAAAAGCTGGCTGGCACCTTTTGTTATGGCGGGTATTAATACGCGCGTGGTTCATCGAAGCAATGCGCTGCAAAATTATGGATACGGAAAAGAATTCAAGTACGACGAAGCGATGATGACCGGAAATGGATTCAAAGGCCGCATGACTGCGATGGGACTGGCCAGCGGCATGGCTGGGTTTTTGATCGGTGCAGCACTGCCGCCAACCCGTTGGGTGCTTGAAAAATTCGTGGTTCCCAAACCTGGCGAAGGCCCCAGTGAAACTTCGCAGCAACGCGGCTCTTATGACCTGCGCTTTTATGGCACCACCAGCAAGGGCAATACTTTGACAGCCAAAGTAACAGGCGATATGGACCCGGGTTATGGCTCAACCGGAAAAATGCTGGGCGAGGCTGCGGTGTGCCTGGCCCTGGACATTCAAAACCACGCTGGCGGGTTCTGGACACCCGCCTCACTGATGGGCGAACAACTGATAAGCCGATTGCAACAGCATGCGGGCCTTACTTTCGAGCTGTTGCAGAATTAA
- a CDS encoding N-acyl amino acid synthase FeeM domain-containing protein, whose translation MASLSAVNFLFDPSSQLLPFWIAIAQNDRELELAAKARQIAYGKHLPLLGEKLAVPDADDRNPDFAVLLAFSKLDGSCIGTVRVQIANQQQLRLEESYALPKALRTGRIAEVSRLAIPARSNGLALRLMLIKAAYWYSRANLVDRCFLCVRYPVDRQYRRFDLDDVLQPDEFVAMKHIGMIPHRILWFDVFHIEARWLLSANPLHSVYFSSSHPDLLQNIQMRTLQLETQNQLRSIG comes from the coding sequence ATGGCCAGTCTTTCAGCAGTCAACTTTTTGTTCGATCCAAGCTCCCAATTGTTGCCATTCTGGATTGCGATTGCACAAAACGACCGTGAACTTGAGCTGGCCGCCAAAGCCCGTCAAATCGCTTACGGAAAGCATCTGCCTTTGCTGGGTGAAAAGCTGGCTGTACCCGATGCCGATGATCGCAACCCCGACTTTGCCGTGCTTCTGGCTTTTTCAAAGTTGGATGGAAGTTGCATTGGCACTGTGCGGGTTCAAATTGCCAATCAGCAGCAGCTTCGCCTTGAGGAGTCATATGCATTGCCCAAGGCCCTGAGAACAGGGCGAATTGCCGAGGTATCGAGGCTGGCCATACCTGCGCGTTCGAATGGTTTGGCATTGAGGTTGATGTTGATCAAAGCGGCCTACTGGTACAGCAGGGCGAATTTGGTGGACCGATGTTTTCTTTGTGTACGTTACCCGGTGGACAGGCAGTACCGACGGTTTGATCTGGATGATGTGCTTCAGCCTGATGAGTTTGTGGCCATGAAGCACATTGGCATGATTCCTCACCGAATTCTCTGGTTTGATGTATTTCATATCGAGGCACGCTGGTTATTAAGCGCGAATCCGCTCCACTCAGTTTATTTCTCCAGCTCTCATCCTGATTTGTTGCAAAACATTCAGATGCGTACCTTGCAACTGGAAACGCAAAATCAATTGCGCTCTATCGGATGA
- a CDS encoding META domain-containing protein: MFEKLWACVLMAFVFWHSGPVNATAAVPVPLPQLPATFSGTLPCASCEGIQTNITLQADGTFFSRQFYVGQPLPNQASDLGRWVMSHYGNILVTQGQNSELRYFRVKSADEIEMLDLEARTIFSTLNYSLNRTATADVPDLKLFPLTGLYRYFADAGRFIECASGLNLPVVAMGDNAKLENAYLQLREEPGQALLATVYGHIKPAQSMEGDKLTPSLHPLRFENIASGNCPKHLRSAKLENQFWTLVQLQGKPVVLPETGRAPGLMLHVDNNRLSGSGGCNQLLGTYALDGSFVQLSLVAATRMACLSEGNVDTELIDTLTQVRSWNILGQRMELYDQLGRLLARFEVR, translated from the coding sequence ATGTTCGAGAAACTCTGGGCGTGTGTATTGATGGCTTTTGTTTTCTGGCACTCAGGCCCGGTTAACGCAACTGCTGCTGTCCCTGTGCCCTTACCCCAGTTACCCGCCACATTTTCAGGCACCTTGCCTTGTGCCAGTTGCGAAGGTATTCAGACAAACATTACCTTGCAGGCCGACGGTACTTTTTTCTCCCGCCAATTTTATGTGGGGCAACCTTTGCCCAATCAAGCCAGCGATTTGGGACGTTGGGTGATGTCGCATTACGGAAACATTTTGGTGACGCAGGGGCAAAATTCCGAGTTGCGTTATTTTCGGGTGAAGTCAGCTGACGAAATTGAAATGCTGGATCTTGAAGCGCGCACCATTTTTTCGACCTTGAATTACAGCTTGAATCGCACCGCAACTGCGGATGTACCAGACTTGAAGTTGTTTCCGCTCACGGGGCTTTATCGCTATTTTGCCGATGCTGGCCGTTTTATTGAATGTGCAAGTGGCCTGAACTTGCCCGTGGTTGCCATGGGTGACAATGCAAAACTTGAGAATGCTTATTTGCAACTTCGTGAAGAACCCGGGCAGGCACTGCTTGCGACTGTGTATGGTCATATCAAGCCTGCGCAATCGATGGAGGGGGATAAACTTACACCAAGTTTGCACCCCCTGCGCTTTGAGAACATTGCAAGTGGCAATTGCCCCAAACACCTGCGCTCGGCCAAATTGGAAAATCAATTCTGGACGCTGGTACAACTGCAGGGAAAGCCAGTGGTGTTGCCTGAAACCGGCCGTGCACCGGGTTTGATGTTGCATGTGGATAACAACCGGCTGAGTGGCTCAGGGGGTTGTAACCAGTTGCTTGGTACGTATGCACTCGACGGGAGTTTTGTTCAATTGAGCCTGGTTGCTGCCACACGCATGGCCTGCTTAAGCGAGGGTAATGTAGATACTGAACTGATTGACACGCTGACCCAGGTCAGAAGCTGGAATATTCTGGGTCAGCGTATGGAGTTGTATGACCAGCTTGGGCGTTTGCTGGCCAGGTTTGAAGTGCGTTAA
- a CDS encoding EAL domain-containing protein produces MPIAVADSFQKTPWVPFLSVVLLSFFLLVSFVNLSVLGENSPPEVPLVFSSLAEEDVQGSLFNVVEQLKNQAEQTVLRTHLKETPYWVYANVSQTMAQQYEQIFFRSRHVVQSSCWLAYPNGTLQEIQLETNQGRVVSANLTNPVNLQGVLCQFKFIGPASLEIGLQTAANFNETILVSERRQSFLEGVLYLMIGMVAVAAFMTRSVLFVSYGFWLFASLRLVALSEGWDHSIFGFDLKSEPLMRARMLALAMYFTSTVLIVWHLFENICRESWLGVLRALQCASVILTALALFSPYRTFLELFWPMSLVAASAVAWVVIQNFLEKRDRVAIYYLAAMLISLAGAVAEVLSAWFDQRFLLQYFNSASVTVLASLMTAVALAEFLRKAQWQQQLAAQEIKQAHERLESVFDIAPSAMFTCTRHGQLIHFNKQFTDLFLNREGMPTLDFLQPQRLAALFNLLEQPGKSSRRELPVVVGEGQTRWYELVVSRDHRELVGVVADFTARKDRELALQYQATHDELTGALNRRGLQNIIHNKLNKRAASFTFFCVDIQQFSRLISAYGLAVSDQLLRAFHTELYRHMNAHGEIARLHVDQFAIMIHQNDTERAEEAFNAFLYRLDSVPFQFDGRSIQTSVLATLVFQGLVDNVLDVMETVEMSMRESKFKAKRNNKVERVVFEQNQTRSLLDQSRTIRRLDDQKLPTGLTLAWQPILALNEHNGPLYAEALLRIKDENGKLGSAGFLIEACERGGHTAFLDNWVLSHTLDFLAQHAQQLNKLSVLSINVSPGSLNDEIFLQDTLALIRVHQQHASKLCLEITEVGSVINLQAVQNFIEQVRSLGVRIALDDFGAGYSNFRYAMDLHADVIKIDGSIVKNICHSTESHAVITAIVGLAHDLGCKCVAEWVEDLHTLREVKELGVDYVQGYLVSPAVECERFLNLNSTLELMPDQNRARLVQSVLESVSA; encoded by the coding sequence ATGCCTATTGCTGTCGCAGACTCATTTCAGAAAACACCTTGGGTGCCCTTTCTGTCGGTGGTGTTGTTGAGTTTTTTTCTGCTGGTGTCTTTTGTCAACTTGTCGGTGCTTGGCGAGAACAGCCCCCCTGAAGTGCCACTGGTATTCTCGAGCCTTGCTGAAGAAGATGTGCAGGGCAGTTTGTTCAATGTAGTAGAACAATTAAAAAACCAAGCTGAGCAGACTGTGCTGCGCACCCACTTGAAAGAGACGCCCTATTGGGTTTATGCAAATGTGTCGCAAACCATGGCACAACAGTATGAACAAATTTTTTTCAGATCACGGCATGTGGTGCAGTCCAGCTGCTGGCTTGCATACCCCAACGGCACCTTGCAGGAAATTCAGCTGGAGACAAACCAGGGGCGTGTGGTGTCAGCAAACCTGACAAATCCTGTCAATCTGCAAGGTGTACTTTGCCAGTTCAAGTTCATCGGGCCCGCCAGTCTTGAAATTGGTTTGCAAACAGCTGCAAATTTCAATGAAACCATTCTGGTCTCCGAACGCCGCCAAAGTTTTCTTGAGGGTGTTCTTTATCTCATGATCGGCATGGTGGCAGTTGCCGCGTTCATGACCCGCAGCGTACTGTTTGTCAGTTACGGGTTCTGGCTGTTTGCCAGTCTTCGATTGGTGGCATTGTCGGAAGGTTGGGACCATTCAATTTTTGGTTTTGATTTGAAATCTGAGCCGCTCATGCGGGCCCGCATGCTGGCCTTGGCCATGTACTTCACCTCAACAGTGCTGATTGTGTGGCACCTGTTTGAAAACATTTGCCGAGAATCGTGGTTGGGTGTATTGCGCGCCCTGCAGTGTGCCAGTGTAATTCTCACTGCCCTGGCGCTGTTCTCTCCGTACCGCACCTTTCTGGAGTTGTTTTGGCCCATGAGCTTGGTTGCAGCCTCGGCTGTGGCTTGGGTAGTAATCCAGAATTTTCTGGAGAAACGTGACCGCGTTGCAATTTACTACCTCGCGGCGATGTTGATTTCCTTGGCTGGTGCAGTGGCTGAAGTTTTGTCAGCCTGGTTTGATCAACGTTTTCTGCTGCAGTATTTCAACAGTGCCTCGGTCACGGTGCTGGCCAGCCTCATGACTGCTGTTGCCTTGGCCGAGTTTTTAAGGAAAGCACAATGGCAACAACAGTTGGCAGCACAGGAAATAAAACAGGCCCACGAGCGCCTGGAGAGTGTTTTTGATATTGCGCCGTCAGCCATGTTTACTTGCACGCGCCATGGTCAATTGATCCACTTCAACAAACAGTTCACCGATTTGTTCCTGAATCGGGAGGGCATGCCCACGCTCGACTTTCTTCAGCCGCAGCGCCTTGCTGCGCTTTTTAATTTGCTGGAGCAACCCGGCAAATCATCACGGCGTGAATTGCCTGTTGTGGTGGGTGAGGGGCAAACACGTTGGTATGAGCTGGTGGTTAGTCGCGATCACCGGGAACTCGTGGGCGTGGTAGCGGACTTTACAGCCAGAAAAGACCGTGAGTTGGCCTTGCAGTACCAGGCCACACACGATGAATTGACTGGCGCCCTGAATCGACGTGGGCTGCAAAACATTATTCACAACAAGCTGAACAAGCGTGCGGCCAGTTTCACTTTCTTTTGTGTCGATATTCAACAGTTTTCGCGTTTGATCAGCGCATATGGCCTTGCGGTGTCTGACCAGTTGCTTCGAGCCTTTCACACTGAGCTGTATCGCCACATGAACGCCCATGGCGAGATTGCACGGCTGCATGTTGATCAATTCGCAATCATGATTCATCAGAACGACACGGAGCGTGCAGAAGAAGCCTTCAATGCATTTTTGTACAGGCTGGATTCAGTGCCGTTTCAATTTGACGGCAGAAGTATTCAAACCTCTGTGCTGGCTACACTGGTATTTCAGGGGCTGGTTGACAACGTGCTCGATGTCATGGAAACCGTTGAAATGTCCATGCGTGAGTCCAAGTTCAAGGCCAAACGCAACAACAAGGTTGAGCGGGTGGTGTTTGAGCAAAACCAGACCCGCAGTTTACTTGATCAATCCAGAACCATTCGCAGGCTCGATGATCAAAAATTGCCCACTGGTTTGACCCTGGCGTGGCAACCCATACTGGCTTTGAATGAGCACAACGGACCCTTGTATGCGGAAGCCCTGTTACGGATCAAGGATGAGAACGGCAAGCTTGGATCGGCCGGGTTTTTGATTGAGGCCTGTGAGCGGGGTGGGCACACCGCGTTTCTGGACAATTGGGTATTAAGCCATACACTCGATTTTCTGGCTCAGCATGCACAGCAGTTAAACAAGTTGAGCGTGTTGAGCATCAATGTCTCACCCGGTTCTTTGAACGATGAAATTTTTCTACAGGACACGTTGGCGTTGATTCGCGTACATCAGCAGCACGCCTCAAAGTTGTGCCTCGAAATTACAGAAGTTGGTTCGGTGATCAATCTTCAGGCGGTTCAGAATTTCATTGAACAGGTGCGCAGCCTGGGCGTGCGCATTGCACTGGACGATTTTGGTGCCGGGTACAGCAATTTCCGGTACGCGATGGACCTGCACGCAGATGTCATCAAGATTGATGGATCGATTGTGAAGAACATTTGCCACAGCACGGAAAGCCATGCCGTGATTACTGCCATTGTGGGTTTGGCCCACGATCTGGGTTGCAAATGTGTGGCCGAGTGGGTGGAGGATTTACATACCCTGCGAGAAGTCAAAGAACTTGGCGTTGATTATGTGCAGGGTTACCTGGTATCCCCTGCAGTAGAATGCGAGCGTTTCCTGAACTTGAACAGCACACTGGAATTGATGCCCGATCAAAACCGGGCACGTCTGGTTCAATCTGTTTTGGAATCGGTGTCTGCCTGA